The sequence below is a genomic window from Henriciella marina DSM 19595.
GGCTTGCGTGATGGCATCCTGAATGGTCGGCACACTTGCAAGATAAAGTTCGTCCAGCAGCCTCACCTGGCAGGCAGGAAAAGTCTCATGGAGGTGGCGCCAGGTTTCCCGTGTACGCCGCGCCGTCGAAACAAGCGCGACGTCGGGTTTCCAGCCTAACTTCGACAATTCGGCTGAAACAGCCACTGCATCCTTGTGACCACGGGGCAGAAGCTTGCGGTCGCGGTCCGACACGCCTTCATTCCACACCTCAGTCTTGGCGTGCCTGAGCAGGATCAGACGTTTCATACGCGCTCGCTGGCCTCGATGGCCTTAGTAAAATTAAAGACCGAAATCAGCACCCTCAACTTGTCCTCTTGCGCGCCGAAGCCAATTTGTCTGGTCAAGATATAGCAATCAACGGAGAAAGCCATGAGCCTTCTACTAGGTGATACAGCACCCGATTTCGAGGCCGAAACGACCAAAGGCAAAATCAATTTCCATGACTGGATTGGTGATGACTGGGTCATGTTCTTCTCGCATCCGGCAGACTTTACCCCGGTCTGCACGACGGAGATCGGCTATACCGCGAAGCTGAAAGACAAGCTGGCGGCACGCGGCGCCAAGGCGATCGTGATTTCCGCAGACAGCCTCGAAGACCACAAGGAATGGGTCAAGGATGTCGAGGAAACGCAAGGCACCAAGGTTGACTTCCCGCTGATCGCCGACCCGGACAAGAAAATTGCGACGCTCTACAACATGATCCATCCGAATGCGGATGCGAAGGTCACGGTACGCGCGGTCTATGTGATCGACCCTAAAAAGAAAATCCGCGCCTCGATCATCTATCCACCGAGCGCAGGGCGGAATTTTGACGAGATCCTTCGTCTCATCGATTCGCTGCAGCTTACCGATGGCTACAAGGTCGCCACACCAGCGAACTGGCAGGACGGCGAGGATGTGATCATCGTGCCGAGC
It includes:
- a CDS encoding SixA phosphatase family protein, coding for MKRLILLRHAKTEVWNEGVSDRDRKLLPRGHKDAVAVSAELSKLGWKPDVALVSTARRTRETWRHLHETFPACQVRLLDELYLASVPTIQDAITQAAEDASTLMLIGHNPGMHETALSIMQQSGSVDAGAARKLEEKLPTGTAVLFESDEDEAFVPVHFRMAGWIRPKLFRSPI
- a CDS encoding peroxiredoxin, translating into MSLLLGDTAPDFEAETTKGKINFHDWIGDDWVMFFSHPADFTPVCTTEIGYTAKLKDKLAARGAKAIVISADSLEDHKEWVKDVEETQGTKVDFPLIADPDKKIATLYNMIHPNADAKVTVRAVYVIDPKKKIRASIIYPPSAGRNFDEILRLIDSLQLTDGYKVATPANWQDGEDVIIVPSVSNEDADKMFPKGYKTIKPYLRTTPQPNK